The Pseudophryne corroboree isolate aPseCor3 chromosome 2, aPseCor3.hap2, whole genome shotgun sequence genome has a segment encoding these proteins:
- the RTN4RL1 gene encoding reticulon-4 receptor-like 1 isoform X1 — translation MQWCRVSGRVCSGAESPAEYGLQWCHLDLFLVLFGLQLPFISLCPINCVCYPSPMTVSCQAHNFGAVPEGIPEISERIFLQNNQITMLLRGHFSPSLVTLWLYGNNITFIDPNTFEGFDNLEELDLGDNRYLRALAAETFEGLSRLHTLNLYKCGLSSLPSGIFSGLHSLQFLYLQNNHIEFLQDDIFIDLVNLSHLFLHGNKLWSLHQNTFRGLVNLDRLLIHQNQLQFIHKNAFHDLKRLTTLFLFNNSISELQGECLAHLSALEFLRLNDNPWDCGCKARSLWEWLRKFRGTSSNVICESPEVMQGKDLKTLRADDYMHCLGSESLHQIKTHTYSTTHQISHKGHHSHHSSKEKGKDLHQNEPAAHPDPRPGTKKSGKNCTSHKNKNRFSKPLSGKGTHDVQDYVPDYQLKFNFDNMPTASTKRKTKCTRRTPMRIPSGVQQAAGNGCHGVRVSLLLFLLVLAVIVR, via the coding sequence GGTGTCACTTGGATTTATTTCTGGTTCTTTTCGGACTGCAGTTGCCTTTCATTTCACTATGCCCCATAAATTGTGTATGTTATCCTTCACCAATGACTGTCAGCTGCCAGGCTCACAACTTTGGGGCTGTGCCTGAGGGGATCCCAGAAATCAGTGAGAGGATATTTTTACAGAACAATCAAATAACCATGCTCTTACGAGGACATTTCAGCCCTTCCTTAGTCACCTTGTGGCTTTATGGCAACAATATTACCTTCATAGATCCAAACACATTTGAAGGGTTTGACAACCTTGAAGAACTGGATCTGGGGGATAATCGCTATTTGAGGGCTTTGGCAGCAGAAACATTTGAAGGTTTGTCTAGACTTCATACCTTGAACCTATACAAATGTGGCCTCAGTTCCTTGCCTAGTGGGATATTTAGTGGACTGCACAGTTTGCAATTCCTCTACCTTCAAAATAACCACATTGAGTTTCTACAAGATGACATCTTCATAGATCTAGTCAATCTGAGCCATCTTTTTTTGCATGGAAACAAGCTTTGGAGCCTCCATCAGAATACATTTAGGGGTCTGGTCAACCTGGATCGTCTTCTTATTCACCAGAATCAACTTCAATTTATTCATAAAAATGCATTTCATGATCTTAAGAGGCTGACCACACTTTTCCTCTTTAACAACAGCATATCAGAACTGCAAGGGGAGTGTTTGGCTCATTTGTCTGCTCTGGAGTTTCTTAGGCTTAATGATAACCCTTGGGACTGTGGTTGCAAGGCTAGATCTCTTTGGGAATGGTTACGGAAGTTTAGAGGGACAAGTTCAAATGTTATATGTGAGTCACCTGAGGTGATGCAAGGTAAGGACCTCAAAACTTTGAGAGCAGATGATTACATGCACTGCTTAGGCTCGGAATCGCTTCACCAAATTAAGACACATACTTACAGCACCACACACCAGATATCACATAAAGGACACCACTCACACCATTCCTCCAAGGAAAAAGGAAAAGATTTGCACCAAAACGAGCCAGCTGCCCATCCAGACCCACGTCCAGGAACTAAAAAATCTGGGAAGAACTGTACCAGTCACAAGAACAAAAACCGTTTTTCAAAACCCTTATCTGGAAAGGGCACACACGATGTACAGGATTATGTGCCGGATTACCAGCTCAAATTCAATTTTGACAATATGCCCACTGCGTCAACAAAGCGAAAGACTAAATGCACACGTAGGACGCCCATGAGGATACCCAGTGGAGTGCAGCAGGCAGCAGGCAACGGGTGTCATGGGGTTAGGGTGTCACTGTTGCTCTTCCTTCTGGTGCTAGCTGTCATTGTGCGCTGA
- the RTN4RL1 gene encoding reticulon-4 receptor-like 1 isoform X2 gives MRTGVTMQRTGCHLDLFLVLFGLQLPFISLCPINCVCYPSPMTVSCQAHNFGAVPEGIPEISERIFLQNNQITMLLRGHFSPSLVTLWLYGNNITFIDPNTFEGFDNLEELDLGDNRYLRALAAETFEGLSRLHTLNLYKCGLSSLPSGIFSGLHSLQFLYLQNNHIEFLQDDIFIDLVNLSHLFLHGNKLWSLHQNTFRGLVNLDRLLIHQNQLQFIHKNAFHDLKRLTTLFLFNNSISELQGECLAHLSALEFLRLNDNPWDCGCKARSLWEWLRKFRGTSSNVICESPEVMQGKDLKTLRADDYMHCLGSESLHQIKTHTYSTTHQISHKGHHSHHSSKEKGKDLHQNEPAAHPDPRPGTKKSGKNCTSHKNKNRFSKPLSGKGTHDVQDYVPDYQLKFNFDNMPTASTKRKTKCTRRTPMRIPSGVQQAAGNGCHGVRVSLLLFLLVLAVIVR, from the coding sequence GGTGTCACTTGGATTTATTTCTGGTTCTTTTCGGACTGCAGTTGCCTTTCATTTCACTATGCCCCATAAATTGTGTATGTTATCCTTCACCAATGACTGTCAGCTGCCAGGCTCACAACTTTGGGGCTGTGCCTGAGGGGATCCCAGAAATCAGTGAGAGGATATTTTTACAGAACAATCAAATAACCATGCTCTTACGAGGACATTTCAGCCCTTCCTTAGTCACCTTGTGGCTTTATGGCAACAATATTACCTTCATAGATCCAAACACATTTGAAGGGTTTGACAACCTTGAAGAACTGGATCTGGGGGATAATCGCTATTTGAGGGCTTTGGCAGCAGAAACATTTGAAGGTTTGTCTAGACTTCATACCTTGAACCTATACAAATGTGGCCTCAGTTCCTTGCCTAGTGGGATATTTAGTGGACTGCACAGTTTGCAATTCCTCTACCTTCAAAATAACCACATTGAGTTTCTACAAGATGACATCTTCATAGATCTAGTCAATCTGAGCCATCTTTTTTTGCATGGAAACAAGCTTTGGAGCCTCCATCAGAATACATTTAGGGGTCTGGTCAACCTGGATCGTCTTCTTATTCACCAGAATCAACTTCAATTTATTCATAAAAATGCATTTCATGATCTTAAGAGGCTGACCACACTTTTCCTCTTTAACAACAGCATATCAGAACTGCAAGGGGAGTGTTTGGCTCATTTGTCTGCTCTGGAGTTTCTTAGGCTTAATGATAACCCTTGGGACTGTGGTTGCAAGGCTAGATCTCTTTGGGAATGGTTACGGAAGTTTAGAGGGACAAGTTCAAATGTTATATGTGAGTCACCTGAGGTGATGCAAGGTAAGGACCTCAAAACTTTGAGAGCAGATGATTACATGCACTGCTTAGGCTCGGAATCGCTTCACCAAATTAAGACACATACTTACAGCACCACACACCAGATATCACATAAAGGACACCACTCACACCATTCCTCCAAGGAAAAAGGAAAAGATTTGCACCAAAACGAGCCAGCTGCCCATCCAGACCCACGTCCAGGAACTAAAAAATCTGGGAAGAACTGTACCAGTCACAAGAACAAAAACCGTTTTTCAAAACCCTTATCTGGAAAGGGCACACACGATGTACAGGATTATGTGCCGGATTACCAGCTCAAATTCAATTTTGACAATATGCCCACTGCGTCAACAAAGCGAAAGACTAAATGCACACGTAGGACGCCCATGAGGATACCCAGTGGAGTGCAGCAGGCAGCAGGCAACGGGTGTCATGGGGTTAGGGTGTCACTGTTGCTCTTCCTTCTGGTGCTAGCTGTCATTGTGCGCTGA
- the RTN4RL1 gene encoding reticulon-4 receptor-like 1 isoform X3, whose amino-acid sequence MTVSCQAHNFGAVPEGIPEISERIFLQNNQITMLLRGHFSPSLVTLWLYGNNITFIDPNTFEGFDNLEELDLGDNRYLRALAAETFEGLSRLHTLNLYKCGLSSLPSGIFSGLHSLQFLYLQNNHIEFLQDDIFIDLVNLSHLFLHGNKLWSLHQNTFRGLVNLDRLLIHQNQLQFIHKNAFHDLKRLTTLFLFNNSISELQGECLAHLSALEFLRLNDNPWDCGCKARSLWEWLRKFRGTSSNVICESPEVMQGKDLKTLRADDYMHCLGSESLHQIKTHTYSTTHQISHKGHHSHHSSKEKGKDLHQNEPAAHPDPRPGTKKSGKNCTSHKNKNRFSKPLSGKGTHDVQDYVPDYQLKFNFDNMPTASTKRKTKCTRRTPMRIPSGVQQAAGNGCHGVRVSLLLFLLVLAVIVR is encoded by the coding sequence ATGACTGTCAGCTGCCAGGCTCACAACTTTGGGGCTGTGCCTGAGGGGATCCCAGAAATCAGTGAGAGGATATTTTTACAGAACAATCAAATAACCATGCTCTTACGAGGACATTTCAGCCCTTCCTTAGTCACCTTGTGGCTTTATGGCAACAATATTACCTTCATAGATCCAAACACATTTGAAGGGTTTGACAACCTTGAAGAACTGGATCTGGGGGATAATCGCTATTTGAGGGCTTTGGCAGCAGAAACATTTGAAGGTTTGTCTAGACTTCATACCTTGAACCTATACAAATGTGGCCTCAGTTCCTTGCCTAGTGGGATATTTAGTGGACTGCACAGTTTGCAATTCCTCTACCTTCAAAATAACCACATTGAGTTTCTACAAGATGACATCTTCATAGATCTAGTCAATCTGAGCCATCTTTTTTTGCATGGAAACAAGCTTTGGAGCCTCCATCAGAATACATTTAGGGGTCTGGTCAACCTGGATCGTCTTCTTATTCACCAGAATCAACTTCAATTTATTCATAAAAATGCATTTCATGATCTTAAGAGGCTGACCACACTTTTCCTCTTTAACAACAGCATATCAGAACTGCAAGGGGAGTGTTTGGCTCATTTGTCTGCTCTGGAGTTTCTTAGGCTTAATGATAACCCTTGGGACTGTGGTTGCAAGGCTAGATCTCTTTGGGAATGGTTACGGAAGTTTAGAGGGACAAGTTCAAATGTTATATGTGAGTCACCTGAGGTGATGCAAGGTAAGGACCTCAAAACTTTGAGAGCAGATGATTACATGCACTGCTTAGGCTCGGAATCGCTTCACCAAATTAAGACACATACTTACAGCACCACACACCAGATATCACATAAAGGACACCACTCACACCATTCCTCCAAGGAAAAAGGAAAAGATTTGCACCAAAACGAGCCAGCTGCCCATCCAGACCCACGTCCAGGAACTAAAAAATCTGGGAAGAACTGTACCAGTCACAAGAACAAAAACCGTTTTTCAAAACCCTTATCTGGAAAGGGCACACACGATGTACAGGATTATGTGCCGGATTACCAGCTCAAATTCAATTTTGACAATATGCCCACTGCGTCAACAAAGCGAAAGACTAAATGCACACGTAGGACGCCCATGAGGATACCCAGTGGAGTGCAGCAGGCAGCAGGCAACGGGTGTCATGGGGTTAGGGTGTCACTGTTGCTCTTCCTTCTGGTGCTAGCTGTCATTGTGCGCTGA